A genomic segment from Takifugu rubripes chromosome 20, fTakRub1.2, whole genome shotgun sequence encodes:
- the fstl3 gene encoding follistatin-related protein 3 has protein sequence MSFSVCVLGMIITLYQIGRNPANAGMCWLQSQDQKCDMVLMRGVTREECCAGGRLDTAWFNTSLPMNEVSLLGFLGIVACKPCKDTCEGVKCSPGKVCKMKMGRPQCVCSPDCSHISRKHAVCGSDGKSYKDECTLLMARCMGHPDLEVMYQGGCKKSCSNVVCPGTHTCVTDQTNSAHCVVCRTAPCPAPMPSEPAICGNDNVTYLSACHLRRATCFLGHSIGVHHYGHCNNPPRRAHSQEGSEENAV, from the exons ATGAGCTTTTCCGTCTGTGTTTTGGGGATGATAATCACTCTGTATCAGATTGGGAGGAATCCCGCAAATG CTGGGATGTGCTGGCTGCAGAGTCAGGACCAAAAGTGCGACATGGTGCTGATGAGAGGGGTGACCAGAGAGGAGTGCTGTGCAGGGGGTCGTCTGGACACGGCGTGGTTCAACACCAGCCTGCCCATGAACGAAGTCAGCCTGCTGGGATTCCTGGGAATCGTCGCCTGTAAACCGTGCAAAG ACACATGTGAGGGGGTCAAATGCAGCCCCGGGAAGGTTTGCAAAATGAAGATGGGAAGGCCCCAGTGCGTGTGCTCCCCGGACTGCTCCCACATTTCCCGGAAGCACGCTGTGTGCGGCAGCGACGGGAAGTCGTACAAGGACGAGTGCACCCTGCTGATGGCCCGCTGCATGGGGCACCCGGACCTGGAGGTCATGTACCAGGGCGGCTGCAAAA AGTCCTGCTCCAACGTGGTGTGTCCGGGTACCCACACCTGTGTGACCGACCAGACCAACAGCGCCCACTGCGTCGTGTGCCGCACGGCCCCCTGCCCCGCCCCCATGCCGTCCGAACCAGCCATCTGCGGCAACGACAACGTCACCTACCTCAGCGCCTGCCACTTGCGCCGGGCGACCTGCTTCCTCGGCCACTCCATTGGCGTCCACCACTACGGCCACTGCAACA ATCCTCCTCGGCGAGCTCATAGTCAGGAAGGCAGCGAGGAAAACGCCGTCTAG
- the LOC101072415 gene encoding E3 ubiquitin-protein ligase RNF126: MAEAPPWPSRFFCHRCSVEISPRLPEYTCPRCDSGFIEELLEQRSADNGSMPTISSGPQNQQSFENADPHLFPFPSGFGQFALGVFDDHFDFGAGLGTEDNRDRENASQQRPPRGHHASRRQAGRHEGVPTLEGIIQQLVNGIIAPTAMPNIGAGSWGVLHSNPMDYAWGANGLDAIITQLLNQFENTGPPPADGDKIKSLPTVQITEEHVASGLECPVCKEDYSVGENVRQLPCNHMFHNNCIVPWLQQHDTCPVCRKSLSGQNTATNPPELSGMNFTSSSSSSSSTPHSSGSTSNENSTDNS; encoded by the exons ATGGCTGAAGCTCCTCCATGGCCCAGCCGGTTCTTCTGTCACAGATGTTCGGTAGAGATTAGTCCAAGGCTTCCT GAGTACACCTGTCCAAGGTGTGATTCTGGGTTTATTGAGGAACTGCTCGAACAGAGAAG TGCTGACAATGGCTCCATGCCGACCATCTCCAGTGGACCCCAGAACCAGCAGTCATTTGAG AATGCAGATCCGCACTTATTTCCATTCCCTTCTGGGTTTGGTCAATTTGCCCTGGGCGTCTTTGATGACCACTTTGACTTTGGAGCTGGTCTGGGAACAGAAGACAACCGGGACAGAGAGAATGCGTCGCAGCAGCGGCCACCAAGAGGACACCATGCCTCGCGacgacaggcagggaggcatgAGGGAGTTCCCACTTTAGAGGG AATCATTCAGCAACTGGTGAATGGAATAATTGCACCAACTGCAATGCCCAATATTGGTGCCGGATCTTG GGGCGTTCTTCATTCAAATCCTATGGATTATGCCTGGGGTGCTAATGGTCTAGATGCCATTATAACTCAG TTGTTAAACCAGTTTGAGAACACAGGCCCACCACCTGCAGATGGAGATAAAATCAAAAGTCTTCCAACAGTACAAATTACTGAAGAACATGTTG CTTCGGGCCTGGAATGCCCAGTGTGTAAAGAAGATTACAGTGTTGGGGAAAACGTGAGGCAGCTACCATGCAATCACATGTTCCACAATAATTGCATCGTCCCCTGGTTGCAACAG cacGACACGTGTCCAGTGTGCAGGAAAAGTTTAAGTGGACAGAACACAGCAACAAACCCTCCAGAACTATCAGGGATGAACTttacctcttcctcctcctcctcttcatccacacCTCATTCATCAGGTTCAACCAGCAATGAGAACTCTACTGATAATTCATGA
- the bsg gene encoding basigin isoform X2, which produces MKLLWAVCALLLSCWRASASTVPNISTDPPMVTNQTSATLTCNLTDPNLPIKGSHWLFNGKTVENSESTSSDSFTRLQLDKITYSSSGKYECVFETDPVVKEVIEVKSLPHVTAYKHSEHGNEKDKAVLVCLSHGYPLPTDWTWFTMVDNDVRSPIINGTSNKYEIKSTPNRTSLTIDDLNIESDAGDYVCSGMNEIGTATDTIHLRVRSRWAALWPFLGIVAEVIILVTIIFIYEKRRKPDEINDGAAPLKSNSNANHKDKNVRHRNSN; this is translated from the exons ATGAAGTTGCTGTGGGCTGTTTGCGCCCTTCTTTTGAGCTGTTGGAGAGCCAGCGCGTCCACAG TCCCAAACATCAGTACTGATCCGCCTATGGTCACCAACCAGACCTCTGCCACCCTCACCTGCAACCTGACGGATCCCAATCTTCCCATCAAGGGCTCCCACTGGCTCTTCAATGGGAAAACCGTGGAGAACTCCGAGTCAACCAGCAGTGACTCCTTTACTAGACTCCA GTTGGACAAGATCACCTACAGCTCCAGCGGAAAGTACGAGTGTGTGTTCGAGACTGACCCAGTGGTGAAGGAGGTGATCGAGGTCAAGT CACTTCCTCACGTCACTGCGTACAAGCATTCCGAGCACGGCAACGAGAAGGACAAAGCTGTGCTGGTGTGCCTCAGCCACGGCTACCCTCTTCCCACCGACTGGACCTGGTTCACCATGGTGGACAACGACGTCCGCAGT CCCATCATCAACGGTACCAGCAACAAATATGAGATCAAGAGCACCCCGAACAGGACCAGCCTGACCATTGACGACCTGAACATCGAGAGCGACGCCGGAGACTACGTCTGCTCCGGGATGAATGAAATCGGCACGGCCACCGACACCATCCACCTGCGCGTGCGCAGCCGCTGGGCCGCCCTGTGGCCCTTCTTGGGAATCGTGGCCGAGGTCATCATACTGGtgaccatcatcttcatctacGAGAAGAGGAGAAAGCCCGATGAGATCAACGATG gagctgctcctct GAAGAGCAATTCGAACGCAAATCACAAAGACAAGAATGTGAGGCACAGGAACTCCAACTAG
- the bsg gene encoding basigin isoform X1 produces MKLLWAVCALLLSCWRASASTVPNISTDPPMVTNQTSATLTCNLTDPNLPIKGSHWLFNGKTVENSESTSSDSFTRLQLDKITYSSSGKYECVFETDPVVKEVIEVKSLPHVTAYKHSEHGNEKDKAVLVCLSHGYPLPTDWTWFTMVDNDVRSPIINGTSNKYEIKSTPNRTSLTIDDLNIESDAGDYVCSGMNEIGTATDTIHLRVRSRWAALWPFLGIVAEVIILVTIIFIYEKRRKPDEINDDDDSGAAPLKSNSNANHKDKNVRHRNSN; encoded by the exons ATGAAGTTGCTGTGGGCTGTTTGCGCCCTTCTTTTGAGCTGTTGGAGAGCCAGCGCGTCCACAG TCCCAAACATCAGTACTGATCCGCCTATGGTCACCAACCAGACCTCTGCCACCCTCACCTGCAACCTGACGGATCCCAATCTTCCCATCAAGGGCTCCCACTGGCTCTTCAATGGGAAAACCGTGGAGAACTCCGAGTCAACCAGCAGTGACTCCTTTACTAGACTCCA GTTGGACAAGATCACCTACAGCTCCAGCGGAAAGTACGAGTGTGTGTTCGAGACTGACCCAGTGGTGAAGGAGGTGATCGAGGTCAAGT CACTTCCTCACGTCACTGCGTACAAGCATTCCGAGCACGGCAACGAGAAGGACAAAGCTGTGCTGGTGTGCCTCAGCCACGGCTACCCTCTTCCCACCGACTGGACCTGGTTCACCATGGTGGACAACGACGTCCGCAGT CCCATCATCAACGGTACCAGCAACAAATATGAGATCAAGAGCACCCCGAACAGGACCAGCCTGACCATTGACGACCTGAACATCGAGAGCGACGCCGGAGACTACGTCTGCTCCGGGATGAATGAAATCGGCACGGCCACCGACACCATCCACCTGCGCGTGCGCAGCCGCTGGGCCGCCCTGTGGCCCTTCTTGGGAATCGTGGCCGAGGTCATCATACTGGtgaccatcatcttcatctacGAGAAGAGGAGAAAGCCCGATGAGATCAACGATG ATGACGACTcaggagctgctcctct GAAGAGCAATTCGAACGCAAATCACAAAGACAAGAATGTGAGGCACAGGAACTCCAACTAG